From Pseudomonas arsenicoxydans:
TTCTGGCGGTGACCGGGTCGCCTCTCGGCGCAGAGCAATTGCGCCAGCGCGCCAGCGATTGGGCGCAACAAGTGGAGGTGCTGGGTTATGTGGTTTGATCGCTTGCTGCAAGGCTTCATCGACACGTTTTTGATGGTCGGTGTGTCGTCGCTGATTGCGCTGCTGGCGGGCATACCGTTGGCGGTGATCCTCGTCACCAGTTCCAAGGGCGGGATCTATGAAGCACCCGGGCTGAACCGTGCGTTGGGCGCGTTCGTGAACCTGTTTCGCTCGATTCCGTTTTTGATTTTGATGGTGGCGCTGATCCCGTTTACCCGGCTGATCGTCGGCACCACGTATGGCATCTGGGCCGCCGTGGTGCCACTGACCATTGCCGCCACACCGTTCTTTGCGCGCATTGCCGAAGTCAGTCTGCGCGAGGTCGATCACGGCTTGATCGAAGCGGCGCAAGCGATGGGTTGCCGGCGCTGGCACATCGTCTGGCATGTGTTGTTGCCAGAGGCGCTGCCAGGGATTGTCGGTGGTTTCACCATAACCCTGGTGACGATGATCAACTCGTCGGCCATGGCCGGAGCGATTGGTGCCGGAGGGCTTGGGGACATTGCGTACCGGTATGGTTATCAGCGATTTGATAGCCAGATTATGCTGACGGTAATTGTGCTGCTGGTGGTGTTGGTGGCGGTGATTCAGTTGGGCGGGGATCGTTTGGCGCGGGGTTTGAACAAGCGCTAAGTGGGGTGTCTGCCTTCAGGAGCGGGGAACAATTCCCACAGGAAAATCAGTACGCCTACAGGCCTGATCCCTTTCCTTTGCAGGACATTTCCTAGATCATTCCGCTCGCTTGCGCCTGCCAATTTCGGTGGCTAGTCTCGGTCCGTCACTGCTCATCAGTGATCGGGTCTAGTAGCCCGGAACAATAGGCGTATGGCGGTTCCATGCTCATGCCCGGTGTTTCTTGCCGCGTGCAGAAAATGGTGGCTGTGCGTGGGGCACCCTCGGGTGCACCGGTTTTCCTATTGACCGGCCTACTACCTGCGCACAGCTGCCACCCACCGCTTAGTAGGCGAAGGTGCCAGCTCCCCTGCAGCAATAGGAGCAACACCGATGAAAAGATCCGTCCCCGATCCACCTCCCGAAACATCCACCCAAGGCAATCCCACCGACGATCCTCAAAGAGACCGTTCCGCCCTTTATCGTGCGATCGACTTCTACCTCACCGGAGAACAGCCCTCAGCACCCGATGAGCTGCGGTTCTACAACGTCAGCGAAGACGTGAGCTTTGAAGACACCCAACTCTACGTCGCGGACCTGCTGCGCTGCGCTTCGGTCACGGCATATCAGTGTGGCGATCACCTCAAAGGGGCGGACCGGGCCATGGTGTTCTCTGTCTGGCATCTGCTGGAGATTGCCAAAGCCATGGTTGATCGCTCAATTGATTGTCTGGGTATGAAGCAGGGCTGAGTTATCGGTCTCCAGTGATACCGCCATCGCGAGCAGGCTCGCTCCCACAGGTCTACGCGTTCTCCTGTGGGAGTGAGCCGGCTCCGGGTGGCGATCCGACGATTGGCTGCGCAGCAGCCACCGGCCTCATGGCGTATATTCGGCAAATCCCCATTGCCTGCGCAGCCGACCATGAAACAGACCCCCGCCGACCTCGAGCAGATCACCTCCACCACTCTGGGCCATTACAACTCGGTGGCCGAAGGTTTTCGCGAAGGGACTCGCGATCATGATGTCAGCCAGAACATCGATGCCCTGCTGCGGCATATTCAGACTGAAGCGCCGTTCGACATTCTCGACTTTGGCTGCGGTCCGGGGCGAGATCTGAAAACCTTCACGCGCATGGGCCACACGGCTGTCGGGCTGGATGGTTCAGAGAAGTTTGCGCAAATGGCGCGTGAAGACAGTGGTTGCGAGGTGTGGCAGCAGGACTTTCTGAAGCTGGATCTGCCGGCTGAGCGCTTCGACGGGATTTTTGCCAATGCGGTGCTGTTTCATATCCCGCGCCAGGAATTGCCTCGGGTGTTGAAGGAGCTACGCGGGGCGCTGAAACCCGGTGGCGTGTTGTTCAGTTCCAATCCACGCGGGGAAAATCAGGAAGGCTGGAATGGGCCGCGGTACGGGGCGTACCACGACCTGGCGGCGTGGCAGGATTTGCTGACCGAAGCCGGATTTGTCGAGCTGGAGCATTACTACCGGCCGGCGGGGCTGCCGCGAGAGCAACAGCCTTGGCTGGCTAGTGTCTGGCGTAATCCCGCGTAGACAGGTCTGACGCCATCGCGGGCAAGCCCGCTCCCACATTTGACCGAGTTGTCCAGACGGACCCAGTCTCCTGTGGGAGCGGGCTTGCCCGCGATAGAGTGCGAAGCGCTCTCCCTTATGACGCTGCGTCTTTCTTCGGCTCGCGGATTTTGTACCAGGCCACATAAAGCGCCGGCAAAAACAGCAACGTCAGCAAGGTGGCGATGATGATCCCGCCAATCATCGCGTACGCCATCGGTCCCCAGAACACTTCCCGGGCAATCGGGATCATCCCCAGGCTCGCCGCCGCCGCGGTCAACAGAATCGGTCGACGACGATGCTCCGTGGCCTTCGCTACGGCATCCCACGGTAAATGGCCTTCCTTCTCCAACGCATTGATCTGAGTCACCAGAATCACCGAGTTGCGGATGATGATGCCGATCAGCGCCAGAATCCCCAGGATCGCCACGAAGCCCATCGGCGTGCCCGTCGGAATCAGCGCCAGCACTACGCCGATCAACCCGAGCGGTGCGACACTCGCCACCAGGAACAGCTTCTGCACACTGTGCAACTGGATCATCAGGAAGGTTGCCATCAGGAACAACATCAACGGCACCACCTTGGCAATCGGCCCTTGGGCCTTGCCGCTTTCCTCTACCGTACCGCCGGTGGCAACCGAGTAACCCACTGGCAAACTGGCGGCGAATTTGTCGATGTCCGGCTTGAGCTGTTTCACCAGGTCGGTCGGTTGTATCTCGTCGCGCATCGCGGCCTTGACGGTGATGGTCGGCTTGCGGTCGCGGCGCCAGACCAGCGGCTGTTCCAGGTCATAGCGCACGGTGGCGAACGCCAGCAGCGGTATGGAAGTGCCGCCCGGCGTCACGATCTGTAAGTTCTGCAGGGTTTCCGGCGTGCCGCGTTCCGCGTCTTCAGCTCGGCCCACGACGTTGATCAGGTAGATATCGTCATCGACCTGGGTGATCGGCGCCCCCACGACGATGCTGTTCATCAGGTTGGCCACGTCTTCCGACGACAGCCCCAACTGCCGCGCCTTGTCTTGGGCGATGTCGATACGCAGGACTTTGCCCGGCTCGTTCCAGTCGTAAATGATCTCGCCGATGTGCGAGTTTTTGTCCAGTACGGTGGCCAGGGCGATCGCCTGTTTGCGCACCTGATCGATGTCCTTGCCGCTGACCCGGTATTGGATCGGACGGCCGACCGGCGGGCCCATTTCCAGCGCCTGGACGTAGCTGCCGATGCCGACGAAATCTTTGCGCAACCGTTCACGCAGGCGCTGGCTGAGGGCGATGCGCGACTCCAGGTCTTTGCTGACGATGACCAGTTGCGCGTAGTACGGGTTCTGCAGTTGCTGGTCGAGCGGCAGGTAGAAACGAATCGCACCCTCGCCGATGTACGTGCTCCAGCGCACGATATCCGGATCGTCCTTGAGCGTTGCTTCAAGTTTATCCACAGCCTTGCGGGTTTCGCCGATGGAGGCGTTTTGCGGCAGGTTCAAGTCGACCAGGATTTCCGGGCGGTCCGAGGACGGGAAGAACTGGTTTTGCACGAACTGCATGCAAAATACCGATGCCAGGAACAGCGCAACGGTGATGCCGATGGCCCACCAGCGATTGCGCATCGACCACAGCATGCCGTAATTGAACGCACGGCCGATGCGTCCGGGCTCGGCGTCATGGGGTTTCACATTGGCGCTGAGGATGTGTACGCCAATCACCGGGGCGAACAGCACCGCGACGATCCACGACACCAGCATCGCCACGGCAATTACTGCGAACAAGGTGAAGGTGTACTCGCCGGCCGAACTGGCGTTGAGGCCAATCGGCACAAAACCGGCGACGGTCACCAGGGTGCCGGTGAGCATCGGGAACGCGGTCGAGGTGTAGGCGAACGTCGCCGCCTGCTCCTTGGTCTCGCCCATTTCCAGGCGCGTGACCATCATCTCCACCGTGATCATCGCATCGTCCACCAGCAAGCCGAGGGCGATGATCAGCGCACCGAGGGAAATCCGTTGCATGGTGATGCCGCTGTATTCCATGAAGACGAAGACCATCGCCAGCACCAGCGGGATCGAGCACGCCACCACCAGCCCGGCGCGCACGCCGAGGCTGACGAAACTGACGATCAGCACGATCACTACCGCTTCGAACAACGCACTGGTGAAACCGCCGACGGCTTTTTCCACCACTTCGGCCTGGTCGGACACGGTGTGTACACCGACGCCCACCGGCAAGTCCGCGGTCAGGTCGGTCATGCGCTGGTGCAATGCCTTGCCGAACACCTGGATGTTGCCGCCCTTCTTCATCGCAATGGCGAGGCCGATGGCCGGGTGGCCGTTGAAGCGAAACTCCGGTGTCGCCGGGTCAACGTAACCACGGCTGATGTCAGCGATGTCGGCCAAACGGTAGAAGCGATCATTGAGTCGCAAGTTGACGTTGGCCAGGTCCTTCTCGGAATCGAACTGCCCAGAGGTGCGCACCGAAATGCGCTCCGGCCCCGCTTCGATCACCCCGGCCGGGGTCACCGCGTTCTGCGCTTGCAGGCTCTGCACCACTTGGCGCTGATCAATGCCTAGCGCCGCCAGTTTGCGGGTGGAGAAATTCAGGTAGAGGACTTCGTCCTGCTCACCGATCATCTCGACCTTGCCCAACCCCGGCACTTCACGAATTTCGCCGCGCACTTGCTCCACATAATCGCGCAGCTGGCGCATCGACAAGCCATCTGCGGTAAAGGCGTACACCGAACCGAATACATCACCGAATTCGTCGTTAAACCCCGGTCCTTGCAGGCCCTTGGGGAAATCGCCGCGAATGTCGTTGATCTTCTTGCGCACCTGATACCAGATCTCCGGGATGTCCTTGGCACTGGTGGTATCGCGCAGGTTGACGAACACTGTGGACTCGCCGGGACGGGTGTAGCTTTTCACGTAGTCGAGGGAGTCGAGCTCCTCGAGTTTTTTCTCGATGCGGTCAGTGACCTGCTTGAGGGTCTCTTCCTGGGTCGCGCCAGGCCAACGGGTCTGGATCACCATGGTTTTGATGGTGAAGGACGGGTCTTCCTCGCGGCCCAGGTTCATGTACGAGAACACGCCCATCAACAGCGCGACGAACATCAAATACCAGACAAACGACTGATGCTTGAGAGCCCATTCGGATAAGTTGAAACTCCCTTTCATTACGGGCTGACCTCGTCGATTTTGACTTTTTGCCCGGACTTCAGGCTGTTCACACCGGCACTGACTACCCGCTCGCCGGACTTCACACCATCGGCCAGGATCATCGTCGAATCAGTACGGCTGATCAGGCTGACATCACGTGGGGCCACGGTCTGAGCCTGCGCATCGATGATCCAGATGCGGGTTTTGCCATCCACCTCCTGCAGCGCGCTCAAGGGCAGCTCGATTCGCGGTTTGATCGCCGAGCTGAGGGTCACGCTGATCGCGGTGCCCAGACGAAAACCGGGTGGTGTTTCAGTCAGGGTCAGGCGGGCGCGACGGGTACGGGTCGCGCTTTGGGCCTGGGGTTCGATCTCGCGAATGGTCGCCGTCGTGGTGATGCTCGGGTCCAGTTGTCCCGCGACCTGGAAAACCACGTCCGTCGGCAACTGATCGACCAGAATATCGGGCAGGTCGATCACGGCTTCCTTGATGTCCGGTTGCGCCAGGGTCACCACTTGCTGGCCTGCGCTGACAACTTGCCCGGCTTCGGCATTCCACGCGGTGACGATGGCTTTGTGGTCGGCGTGCAGTTCGACGTAGTTGAGCTGATCCTTGGCTTGGTCGACCGCAGCCTTCGCCTGATCGAGAGAAGCCTGGGTGGTCTTCAAGTCAGTCTGTGCGACGTCGAGTTGCGCTTGGGCGCCCACACCGCGATCAAACAACTCTTGCTGCCGGCGGGCATTGGCCTGGGCGTTGATGAATTGGGCCTGGACACTGGCCAGATTGCCTTGCGCGGAACGCAGCTGGTTCTGCTGATCGGTGGGGTCCAGCGTGGCGAGCAATGCGTCCTTGTCGACTTCGGTACCGACATCGACCTGACGGCTGGCGATGCGTCCCGGCACGCGGAAGCCGACGTTGCTTTCATAGCGTGCCTGGATGCTGCCGGCGAAGCGGCCAAGATTTTCTTCATCCAGCGCCTCGACCTTGATCGACAGCACCGGACGCACGGGCTCCGGCGGTGGTTCTTTTTTCGAGCAGGCGACCAGCAGCACCGCGGTGCAGACCAATAACAGGCGCTTCATGGCTGGGGTTCCACGGCTAAATCCTTATAAGTATTTTCGGCGATCTCAACTTTCACGCCGGGGTGCAGCAACTGGCCGCCCGCGATAATGACTTTCTCGCCACCGTCCAGGCCGGCGCTGATGATCACTTTACCGGTCAGGTAGCGTCCGACCGTGACGGTGTGCAATTGCGCCTTGCCCTCACCGTCGATCAGCCAGACGGCCGGTTCGTTGATATTTTTGGTCAGCGCGGACCAGGGCAGTTCAACCGCCGCCGTGCCCGGCAACTTGGCCGTGGCGCTGACTACTGAGCCCAGTTGCATGCCTTCGGGCAGGCTGCTCAGGCTGACTTTGACCTGCACCGTGCCGGTCTGCGCCGAGACGGCCGGGGTGACTTCGCGCACGGTGCCGGTGGTTTTGATCGCCGGGTTGTCGAGCAGACTGACCGCCAGGGTTTCGCCTTCTGGTCGTTCCGTCAGCAGTGATTCGTAGACGTTGAACACCGCGTCACGCTCGCCATCGCGCGCCAGACTGAAAATCGGCACCGTCGCCTGCACCACCTGGCCGACCTCGGCCTGACGCGCTGTAATCACGCCCGGCGCTTCGGCAATCAGCGCGGTATAGCTGAGTTGTTCGCGCGCGTTGGCCAGTTGCGCCTGCGCGGCCGTCAGCGCGCTTTGACTGCTGCGCAATGCCGCTTGCGCGGAGTCGTATTCGCTTTGGCTGGTGTAACCCTTGGGCAGGAGCTTTTGCTGGCGAACGAAGGCCGCGGAGGTCTGTGTGACCCGCGCTTGCTCGGCGACCACCTGAGCCTGGGCTGAGTTGACGTTGGTCTGCAGATCCTTGGGATCGAGTTTGGCCAACACTTGCTTGGCCGAAACCCGGTCACCGACATCGACCATGCGCTGCACGATCTTGCCGCCCACGCGGAACGACAGTTCGGTCTGGACCCTGGCCTGAACATCACCGGTGAGTATCACTGACGCGGCGTAATCCGCGGGTTTTACCTCTTGGACGAAGACCCGTGGACGGTCCTTCTCAACGGGCTTTTTATCGCCGCACGCGGTCAGCAGGACAAGAAGGCTCAGGCCAACCACTGTTTTCAATCCGGGACCAGCCATGCAGACTCCTTTGCGTAGTACGAACGTGCCAATGGCGATACGACTGTGAGCTTAGAACAGGGTTCCACGGGCGCATCTGACGGCTTCAAATAAAGCGATCCCGCCACAAACTTTGTAACTGTTGGCGAAGCCCTGTGGGATCACGGTGTTCCTGGCAATAGGGCAAACTGGCCGACTACACAGCAGGAAGCTTCCCATGCTTAAGACCCTCGCGGTGGCCAATTACCGCTCGATCAATAAATTGGTGATTCCGCTGGGCCGGTTGAACCTGATCACAGGCCCCAACGGCAGCGGCAAATCCAACCTCTATCGCGCCTTGCGCCTGCTGGCGGAAACCGCCCAGGGTGGAGTGGTCAATGCCTTGGCCCGCGAGGGTGGGCTGGACTCGACGTTCTGGGCCGGGCCGGAAAACATCACCCGGCGCATGCGAAACGGCGAGGTGCCGATCGAAGCGACCGTGCGCCACGGTGCCAAACGCCTGCGACTGGGGTTTGCCGGTGAAGACTTCGGCTACTCGATCAGCCTGGGTTTACCCGAATCCAATGGCCATTTCATGTTACCCGGACACAGTTCACCCATTGCGTCACGTTTCAGCCTCGACCCGCAAATCAAGCGTGAATGTCTTTGGGCCGGGGCATTCTATCGTCCAGCGAGCCTGTTGGTGGATCGCGACGGCCCGATGATCCGCACCCGAGCGAGCCGCACCTGGGAAGTGCAGGCACAACACACGCCGATTTTCGACAGTCTGTTCGATCAGGTCGGCAGTCTGCGCACCTCGCCGGAGGTTCTGGAGATGCGCGAGTTCATCCGCCGCTGGCGCTTCTACGATCACTTTCGCAGCGACGCCGACGCGCCGGTGCGTCAACCGCAACTGGGCACCCGAACGCCGGTTCTGCATCACGACGGCAGAGATCTGGCGGCAGCGCTACAGACCATTATTGAAATTGGCGACCCCGAAGCACTGTGGAACGCAATCAGCGACGCCTTTCCCGGTGCACGATTGAACATCGCGCCGTTGCCGGGCGGGCGGTTTGCGATTGAGTTTTATCAGGAAGGGTTGCTGCGGCCATTGTCCGCGGCCGAGTTGTCAGACGGAACGCTGCGGTATTTGCTGCTGGTGGCGGCACTGCTGACGCCTCGGCCACCGACGCTGATGGTGCTGAACGAGCCGGAAACCAGCCTGCACCCGGACCTGTTGCCGGCGTTGGCGCGATTGATTATCCGCGTTTCTGAGCAATGCCAGGTGTGGGTCGTGTCGCATGCCCGACGGTTAATTTCGGCGTTGCAGGAAGATCCAGAATGCAATTGCATTGTGCTGGAGAAAACCTTGGGCCAGACCGGGATTGTCGGGCAGCGAATGCTGGATGAGCCGGCTTGGTATTGGCCGGATTGATCATCGCCTGAAATACCGCCTTCGCGGGCAAGCCCGCTCCCACATTCAGACCGCATCCGCCGAAACAACTCGGTCTACTGTGGGAGCGGGCTTGCCCGCGATGACGACCGAGAGAGCGCCGCAAAGGTCAATGCATCACCCCTGCCACTTCCCACCCTCGACAATCACGCTTTCAGGCTTGGTGTCATCGCTCAGCTCTTTGCGCACGTATTGGTCATACAGCTTGAGCAGATACTTCTCTTCGCCCAGCTTCGCCAACTCGGTATTCACCCAGTCACGCAGTTCGATATTGCCCTTCTTCACCGCTGGCGCAATCGGTGCTTCAGCCCCCAGCGTCTGGCTCAGAACGCGGTAGCCCGGGTTCTGCTTGGCCCAGCTGAACAGCACCAGATTGTCCTGCGCATAGGCATCACCACGACCATTGGCCAAAGCTTGCAGCGACTCAGAGTTCTTTTCGAACTTCAGCAGCTTCCAGTCCGGGTGGTTCTTGGTCAGCCAGATATCCGCCGTGGTGCCTGTGGTCACGATGGTGGTGCGAGTCGCCAGGTCGTCGAGGTTTTTCACCGAACTCGACTCAGGCACCAACGCCTGCACCGCCACCTTGAGGTTCGGGTTGGTGAACTCCACGGCTTCCTTGCGCTCCGGGGTGACCGTCATGTTGGCCAGGATCAGATCGACCTTGTCGCTTTGCAGGAATGGAATCCGGCTGGCAGGTTCCACCGCGACGAACTCGACTTTGTTCTCATCGCCCAGCAGGTCCTTGGCGAATTGACGGCCGATGTCGGTATCGAACCCCACATAACGCCCGGCCTCATTGACGAACCCGAACGGCGGCTTGTCAGTGAAGACCCCGACGATCAGCTTGTCCCGCGCCTTGATTTTTTCCAGATAGCTGGCGCTGGTGGTCGCAGGTTTGGCAGGCGCTTCGGTTTTGTTGCAACCGGCCAGCAACGCGAGGCCGAGCAGCGGGAGTAGCAGCAGTGAAGTCTTGGCAGTTTTCATAGCAGTTCCAGTTCCTTTGTTTGAGTCGTTTTGGGTAGTGCGGCGACGTAGGAGAACTTCTCCAGGAACTGCTGCGCTCGTGCGGTTTGCGGGTTCGTAAAGAAAATCTCGGGAGGGTTTTGTTCGAGGATTCGCCCGGCATCCATGAACACAATCCGGTCAGCCACGGCGCGTGCAAACGCCATTTCGTGGGTGACGATCAGCAGGGTCATGCCCTCGCGGGCCAGACCTTGAATGACTTCCAGCACTTCCTTGACCATTTCCGGGTCGAGGGCGGCGGTGACTTCGTCGAAGAGCATGACTTTGGGGTTCATGCACAGCGAACGGACGATGGCGATGCGTTGCTGCTGTCCACCGGAGAGCTGACGCGGGAAGGCGTCGCGCTTATCCAGCAGGCCCACACGCGCCAGCAGGGCTTCAGCCTGGTCGCGCGCTTCACGGCGGTCGCGCTTCTGCACTTTGACCGGACCTAGCAGCAAGTTATCGAGCACGCTCATGTGCGGGAACAAGTGATAACTCTGGAACACCATGCCGATCTGTTGTCGCACTTCACGCCAGTCGGTGCCCTTGTCCAGCAACTCGCGGCCGGCAAAATTCAAGCTGCCGCTGTGGGCGACTTCAAGACCGTTAAGGCAACGCAACAAGGTGCTTTTTCCGCAGCCGCTGGGGCCGAGAATAACGATGACTTCGCCCGGATTCACTTTCAGGTCGATGCCATCGAGCACCTGCTGCTCGCCGAAAAACTTGTTGAAACCCTTGAACTCGATCAGTGCGCTCATGCTTGCGTCCAGCGCCGCTCCAACACGCGCGAGGCGGCTGACAGCGGGTAGCAGATGAAAAAGAAAAACAGGAACAGTGCGCCGTAGATCAGCACTGATTCGTAGGTGCGTTCGATGATTTGCTGGCCGACCTTGATCACGTCCACCACACCGATCAGCACGGCCAGGGAACTGGTCTTGATGATCCGCGTGTAGACGTTGATGGTTGGCGGCGTCATGCGCTTCAGCGCCTGGGGCAGCAGCACGTAGCCGTAGAGTTGCGGGCCGTTGAGGCCAATCGACAACCCTGCCTCACGCTGCCCGCGTGGCAACGAATGCAATGCGCCGCGCACCACTTCGCCCACCTCGCTGGCGCCCCACAACGACAACACCAACACCGCGCACCAAAAGCCAGGAATGCTCAGGCCGAAAAAAATCGGCAGGCCAAAAAACAGCAGGTACAACCACACCAGCACCGGAATCGCCCGGAACAATTCCAGGTAGACCCGCAGGATCGCGTTCAGCGATTTCGAATTCAGCGTGCGCAACACGCCGTAGAGCACACCGCCGACGGTGCTGATGGCGATGCTCAGGAACGAGATCGACAGGGTTTGCGCCGCGCCCTTGCCCAGTTGCGGCAACGACACCCAGAGCAACTCAAGACCCGAACTGGCCATGCTGGAGCCTCCTTTCCAGGCGGCTGAGCAGCAGCGACAGCGGCAAAAACAGCAGCACGCAAATCAGTGTCAACACAGCAAGCATTTCGTAGGTTTTGTAATAAAGCGCGATGTAGCTTTTGGTGGTGTAGAGAATCTCTGGCACCGCCACGGCCGAGACCACGGTGGTCTCCTTGAGCAGGAAAATGAAATTGGCAAACAGCGACGGCAAGCTAAGTATTCCGGCTTGCGGCAGGATCACGTAGCGCAGCAATTGTCCGTGTGAGAGGCCGATAGAGCGACCGGATTCGAGCTGTGCCTGAGGCACGGCGTCCACGCCAGCACGCAGCACCTCGGTGAGGTAAGCGCCACCGAGGAAAGTCATGGTGATGATCGCCGCCGCAAAGCCCGAGACCTTGATACCCAGCGTAGGCAAAGCGAAGTAGACGAAGAAAAGTTGAATGAGCAGCGGTGTGTTGCGCGCCAGCTCTACATGGAGCCCAACCAGCCGCTGCAAGTAGGGCGTGCGGAACACCAGAATTGTTGCATTGATCAGGGCCACCAGCAGCGAAGTGCCGATGGCGATAAAGCCGACCTGCAGCGTCACGCCCACGGCGCTGAGAAACGCCGGCAGGGTGCTGAGGATAAAAGCGTAATCGAAGTTCATTGAACATCCTGGACGTCGCGGGGTAAGCGACGGTGGTGCAGTCCATGGGGCGTGGATAACGCCCCGGCAGGCACCGACTTTAAAGGTATAAAAATAAGAATTTAAATACCGTTAAAGCATATTGATATCACGCAAAAAACTATCCTGCGGATTTGCCGAGGTTGGGGAAGACGACTATTTTCCTTTGCGCTGTAGGAAGGATCTTTTTTTAAAAAAGCCTCTCCAAGGACGCACAGCTTTTGGCCAGACTCCCCCG
This genomic window contains:
- a CDS encoding amino acid ABC transporter ATP-binding protein — protein: MSALIEFKGFNKFFGEQQVLDGIDLKVNPGEVIVILGPSGCGKSTLLRCLNGLEVAHSGSLNFAGRELLDKGTDWREVRQQIGMVFQSYHLFPHMSVLDNLLLGPVKVQKRDRREARDQAEALLARVGLLDKRDAFPRQLSGGQQQRIAIVRSLCMNPKVMLFDEVTAALDPEMVKEVLEVIQGLAREGMTLLIVTHEMAFARAVADRIVFMDAGRILEQNPPEIFFTNPQTARAQQFLEKFSYVAALPKTTQTKELELL
- a CDS encoding amino acid ABC transporter permease encodes the protein MASSGLELLWVSLPQLGKGAAQTLSISFLSIAISTVGGVLYGVLRTLNSKSLNAILRVYLELFRAIPVLVWLYLLFFGLPIFFGLSIPGFWCAVLVLSLWGASEVGEVVRGALHSLPRGQREAGLSIGLNGPQLYGYVLLPQALKRMTPPTINVYTRIIKTSSLAVLIGVVDVIKVGQQIIERTYESVLIYGALFLFFFFICYPLSAASRVLERRWTQA
- a CDS encoding amino acid ABC transporter permease, with protein sequence MNFDYAFILSTLPAFLSAVGVTLQVGFIAIGTSLLVALINATILVFRTPYLQRLVGLHVELARNTPLLIQLFFVYFALPTLGIKVSGFAAAIITMTFLGGAYLTEVLRAGVDAVPQAQLESGRSIGLSHGQLLRYVILPQAGILSLPSLFANFIFLLKETTVVSAVAVPEILYTTKSYIALYYKTYEMLAVLTLICVLLFLPLSLLLSRLERRLQHGQFGS